The following proteins are co-located in the Thermodesulfobacteriota bacterium genome:
- the gatA gene encoding Asp-tRNA(Asn)/Glu-tRNA(Gln) amidotransferase subunit GatA, with protein sequence MELPFLTIREASDLIEKGEISPVELTEAVIERIGEVDEKLNAYITVLADRALEDARTAEKEITSGKRRGPLHGIPIALKDIFVMKGAPATCGSRMLESFMPPYDATVTKRLLEAGAVITGKNNMDEFAMGSSTETSYFGQTKNPWDTERVPGGSSGGSAAATSASLCLGSVGTDTGGSIRQPAAFCGVVGMKPTYGRVSRFGMIAFASSLDQAGPLTKTIEDTAIILNTISGHDANDSTCANIPVPDYTLSLRDDVKGMKIGVPKEYFIEGMDGEVEDAARKAISVLESLGGEIVEISLPHTEYAVLTYYIIAPSEASSNLARYDGVKYGYRAKGAHSLGEMYLKTRAEGFGNEVKRRIMLGTYALSSGYYDAYYLKAQKVRTLIRRDFDEAFKNVDVIVAPTTPEVAFKAGEKSGDPIKMYLCDVLTIPCNIAGLPGVSLPCGFSSGGLPIGLQVLGKAFDEGSVIRAAHAYEREAGWHTRKPSI encoded by the coding sequence ATGGAACTTCCTTTTCTAACCATAAGGGAAGCGTCGGATCTGATCGAAAAAGGCGAAATATCCCCCGTCGAGCTCACGGAAGCGGTTATCGAGCGCATAGGGGAAGTGGACGAAAAGCTGAACGCTTATATAACGGTCCTCGCCGACAGGGCATTGGAAGATGCGCGCACCGCCGAAAAGGAGATAACGTCCGGCAAGCGCAGGGGACCGCTCCATGGAATCCCGATCGCGCTCAAGGACATATTCGTCATGAAGGGCGCTCCGGCGACGTGCGGCTCGCGTATGCTCGAGAGCTTCATGCCGCCCTACGACGCTACGGTGACGAAAAGGCTCCTCGAAGCCGGCGCCGTGATCACGGGCAAGAACAACATGGACGAGTTCGCGATGGGCTCCTCTACGGAGACGTCCTATTTCGGCCAGACTAAAAACCCGTGGGACACGGAGAGGGTCCCGGGCGGGTCGAGCGGCGGCTCGGCGGCGGCGACGTCGGCCTCGCTATGCCTCGGCTCCGTAGGCACGGATACGGGGGGATCGATACGACAGCCGGCGGCTTTTTGCGGCGTGGTCGGGATGAAGCCCACATACGGGCGGGTGAGCCGGTTCGGGATGATAGCGTTCGCCTCGTCGCTCGACCAGGCGGGCCCGCTCACGAAGACCATCGAGGATACGGCAATAATACTGAATACAATTTCAGGGCATGACGCGAACGATTCGACGTGCGCGAATATTCCGGTCCCGGATTATACGCTCAGTCTCAGGGACGACGTAAAGGGCATGAAGATAGGCGTGCCGAAGGAATACTTCATAGAAGGCATGGACGGCGAAGTGGAGGACGCAGCCAGGAAGGCTATATCCGTCCTGGAGAGCCTGGGCGGGGAGATTGTGGAGATATCGCTCCCTCATACGGAATACGCCGTCCTCACATATTATATAATCGCCCCCTCGGAGGCGAGCTCGAACCTCGCCCGATACGACGGGGTGAAGTACGGCTACCGCGCGAAGGGCGCGCACTCGCTCGGTGAGATGTATCTCAAGACCCGCGCCGAGGGGTTCGGGAACGAGGTGAAGCGGCGCATCATGCTGGGGACGTACGCGCTTTCGTCGGGCTATTACGACGCGTATTACCTCAAGGCGCAGAAGGTGAGGACGCTCATAAGGCGGGACTTCGACGAGGCGTTCAAAAACGTCGACGTCATAGTCGCGCCGACGACGCCCGAGGTGGCGTTCAAGGCGGGCGAAAAATCGGGCGACCCTATAAAGATGTACCTCTGCGACGTGCTGACCATACCATGCAACATCGCCGGGCTCCCGGGGGTGTCGCTCCCGTGCGGGTTTTCGTCGGGCGGGCTGCCCATAGGGCTCCAGGTACTCGGGAAGGCGTTCGACGAAGGGTCCGTCATACGCGCCGCGCACGCATACGAGAGGGAAGCCGGATGGCACACGAGGAAGCCCTCGATATAA
- the gatC gene encoding Asp-tRNA(Asn)/Glu-tRNA(Gln) amidotransferase subunit GatC produces the protein MKISKEEVVKVAELARLEFTDEELDEFTEQLGNILAYIEKLGELDTTGVEPTSHVLDIATPLRDDRVVEWVTQEEALANAPEKEDGYFVVPQVIED, from the coding sequence ATGAAAATTTCAAAAGAGGAAGTCGTAAAGGTCGCCGAGCTCGCGAGGCTCGAATTCACGGACGAGGAGCTGGACGAATTCACGGAGCAGCTCGGGAATATATTGGCCTACATAGAAAAGCTGGGTGAGCTCGACACTACGGGCGTCGAGCCCACGTCGCACGTCTTAGACATTGCGACGCCGCTAAGGGACGACAGGGTCGTTGAGTGGGTTACCCAGGAAGAGGCGCTCGCTAACGCCCCCGAGAAGGAAGACGGGTACTTCGTCGTCCCGCAGGTGATAGAGGATTAA
- the gshB gene encoding glutathione synthase: MNLKMAFVMDPIGSINIEKDTTFVLMLEAEARGHEVWYLELKNLFVRHGRPFGNATRVSLRREEGNHYTLGGTETAELGGFDAVWMRKDPPFNMDYIYSTYILSLIDGGRTKVLNDPKGIRESNEKLYTLYFPEWIPESIVSKDIPQLNRFLSDVGGEMVVKPLDGHGGEGVFFVKEGDRNANVILESITDFGRRYVLAQKFIERVSEGDKRIILLNGEPLGAVLRVPKPGGEFRCNFHSGGSPAKSGLTEREIAICESLGPRLREDGLYFVGIDVIGGYVTEINTTSPTGVQEINRLDGVRLEKDVIDFAEELCGRKG, translated from the coding sequence ATGAACCTTAAAATGGCGTTCGTCATGGACCCGATAGGGTCTATAAACATCGAAAAAGACACCACGTTCGTCCTCATGCTGGAAGCCGAGGCGCGCGGGCACGAGGTGTGGTACCTGGAGCTTAAGAACCTTTTCGTAAGGCACGGAAGGCCCTTCGGGAACGCGACCCGCGTTTCGCTCCGGCGGGAGGAGGGCAATCACTACACGCTCGGGGGGACGGAGACTGCGGAGCTCGGGGGCTTCGACGCCGTCTGGATGCGGAAGGACCCGCCCTTCAACATGGATTACATATATTCGACCTACATCCTGAGCCTTATAGACGGCGGCAGGACGAAGGTCCTTAACGACCCGAAGGGCATACGCGAGTCGAACGAGAAGCTCTACACGCTCTACTTCCCCGAATGGATCCCGGAATCGATAGTGTCGAAGGACATCCCGCAGCTAAATCGTTTCCTGTCCGACGTCGGCGGCGAGATGGTCGTAAAGCCGCTCGACGGCCACGGCGGAGAAGGAGTTTTCTTCGTAAAAGAAGGCGACAGGAACGCCAACGTGATACTCGAATCGATTACTGATTTCGGGCGGAGATACGTCCTCGCGCAGAAGTTTATCGAGCGCGTGAGCGAGGGGGACAAGAGGATCATTCTCCTAAACGGCGAGCCGCTGGGCGCTGTTTTGAGAGTCCCGAAGCCGGGGGGAGAGTTCAGGTGCAACTTCCATTCCGGCGGCAGTCCGGCTAAATCGGGCCTCACCGAGAGGGAAATCGCAATCTGCGAATCGCTCGGCCCTAGGCTCCGTGAGGACGGGCTATACTTCGTCGGCATCGACGTCATCGGAGGATACGTCACGGAGATAAACACGACGAGCCCGACGGGGGTCCAGGAGATAAACAGGCTCGACGGCGTCAGGCTCGAAAAGGACGTCATAGACTTCGCCGAAGAGCTCTGCGGACGGAAGGGTTGA
- the nfi gene encoding deoxyribonuclease V (cleaves DNA at apurinic or apyrimidinic sites), with the protein MDSIDYELLAGLYRGKPPEVRKAFDFQRRLKGRIIGERSFGELKTVAGADISILKSEKKLICGIIVFSYPDMTEIERAWSEVEESFPYIPGLLAFREGPAIIETYGKLSVRPDVLILDGQGTAHPRGVGIACHVGVLLDVPAMGIAKSRLYGSFEEPGEAKGSWTPLTSREGERIGAVLRTKDRTKPVFVSPGHRIDLETALEIALACSGGLRIPEPTRLADKYVAELKKGRK; encoded by the coding sequence ATGGATTCCATTGATTACGAGTTACTCGCCGGGCTCTACCGCGGGAAGCCGCCCGAGGTAAGGAAGGCTTTCGATTTTCAGAGGCGCCTCAAAGGCCGCATAATCGGCGAAAGGTCGTTCGGCGAATTAAAGACAGTCGCCGGCGCCGACATATCCATACTTAAATCCGAAAAGAAGCTCATCTGCGGAATAATCGTTTTCTCGTATCCGGACATGACCGAGATCGAGCGCGCGTGGTCGGAAGTCGAGGAAAGCTTCCCCTACATCCCCGGGCTCCTCGCGTTCAGGGAGGGCCCCGCGATAATCGAGACCTACGGGAAGCTCTCCGTAAGGCCCGACGTTCTCATACTCGACGGGCAGGGGACGGCGCATCCCCGCGGCGTCGGCATAGCCTGCCACGTCGGGGTTCTTCTCGACGTGCCCGCAATGGGTATAGCCAAGTCGAGGCTCTACGGCTCGTTCGAAGAACCCGGCGAGGCGAAGGGCTCGTGGACGCCGCTCACCTCGCGCGAGGGCGAGCGCATAGGGGCGGTCCTTCGGACGAAGGACAGGACGAAGCCCGTATTCGTCTCGCCGGGGCACAGGATCGATCTCGAAACCGCGCTCGAAATAGCTCTTGCATGCTCGGGGGGGCTCAGGATTCCCGAGCCGACCAGACTTGCCGACAAATACGTCGCCGAGCTAAAGAAAGGGAGGAAATAG
- a CDS encoding dual specificity protein phosphatase family protein, which produces MPERFSWVIEDALAGMERPGLFEPLDEDLLFLRDKGIDVIVNLEEEKYVQDYPGFIVKRIPVNDFKPPRPEDYASFMEFMLAQAAGKKKVVVHCYAGMGRTNLMIAAYLMNLMKIDPVTALNVVKLKRPFHVVTWEQEESLKTYFDTIRESLDIKEPL; this is translated from the coding sequence ATGCCCGAGAGATTCTCGTGGGTCATCGAAGACGCGCTGGCCGGTATGGAAAGGCCGGGTCTCTTCGAGCCGCTTGACGAAGACCTTCTCTTCCTTAGGGATAAGGGTATCGATGTCATCGTCAACCTCGAAGAAGAGAAATACGTACAGGATTATCCCGGATTCATAGTGAAGCGAATCCCAGTAAACGACTTCAAGCCCCCACGGCCCGAGGATTATGCATCGTTCATGGAATTCATGCTGGCCCAGGCCGCCGGAAAGAAGAAGGTCGTCGTTCACTGCTACGCCGGCATGGGAAGAACGAACCTCATGATAGCCGCCTATCTCATGAACCTGATGAAGATAGACCCCGTCACGGCGCTTAACGTCGTCAAGCTCAAGAGGCCCTTCCACGTGGTTACGTGGGAGCAGGAGGAATCGCTCAAGACATACTTCGACACCATTCGCGAATCCCTCGATATAAAAGAGCCGCTATAG
- a CDS encoding indolepyruvate ferredoxin oxidoreductase subunit alpha — protein sequence MGYSKELLDQLNFGEGETLFGDTPLAILKAFMQSGVSYLGGYPGSPTAGLIDAISDAYEPVLKEKGVYFDCSGNEASAASLLSASISYPIRGSVNWKIVGTNVASDALSHISSSGVTGGAMIIVGEDYGCDSTCVAERALPFALKSTMAVIDPRGDLGHVAKMVEAGFELSEYSNMPVMFLLSTRVAHIRNKMTCRDNVTPAISMNHRLDDLITDLDKIPLPPFTFDHEKKKYHERIPSARRFVLERKLNEFFDGSESDMGIITHGMIFNSVMRCLYNLGEANLYGESRVPILNLNVTNPLVPEEIILFLRDKKAVLIIEEGMPNLIEEQIRAIAQRAKLGLDIFGKDILPQAGEYTPDHIAKGVGAYLLKHTHSSYEKERIKEKSEFTEKHKDRAANYLKQPVAKRNPVFCTGCPERPIFTAIKILEEDYGKSYYASDIGCYSMSGLPPFDLSNSITGMGIGLASAGALSRMANKRVISFMGDGTFWHSGLTTSIANAVYNNQNAILIILENFWTSMTGHHENPASGKNMRQEGVGMDIEKALRGAGVRWIKTVNPYDLTESLGVLTEAYEEDEGLRVIISRGECQLEKTRREKVVLKKNIKEGKRMVQKRLGVDADVCTGDHSCMRYNGCPSLTLKESPTILRDDPVAFIEHSCVGCGLCGEIAHAAVLCPSFYRVEVIDNPSLMDRIGAKINRSLLHLVSRNGWTG from the coding sequence ATGGGTTACTCGAAAGAACTGCTCGACCAATTGAATTTCGGGGAAGGGGAGACGCTATTCGGGGATACCCCTCTCGCCATTTTAAAGGCGTTCATGCAGTCGGGGGTAAGCTACCTCGGCGGCTATCCCGGCTCTCCTACGGCCGGGCTTATCGACGCCATCTCCGACGCATACGAGCCGGTATTAAAGGAAAAGGGCGTCTACTTCGATTGCTCGGGCAACGAGGCCTCGGCGGCTTCGCTCCTTTCGGCGTCGATTTCCTACCCTATACGGGGCTCCGTCAACTGGAAGATAGTCGGCACGAACGTCGCCTCCGACGCGCTGTCCCATATATCGTCCTCGGGGGTCACCGGCGGCGCGATGATAATCGTAGGCGAGGACTACGGATGCGACAGCACGTGCGTCGCCGAAAGGGCGCTTCCGTTCGCTCTCAAGTCAACGATGGCAGTGATAGACCCGAGGGGCGACCTCGGGCACGTGGCGAAGATGGTCGAGGCGGGGTTCGAGCTCTCCGAGTACTCGAACATGCCGGTGATGTTCCTCCTTTCGACGAGGGTCGCGCACATACGCAACAAGATGACGTGCAGGGACAACGTGACTCCGGCCATAAGCATGAACCACCGGCTCGACGACCTCATCACCGACCTCGACAAGATACCCCTCCCGCCGTTCACGTTCGACCACGAAAAGAAGAAATACCACGAGCGCATCCCGTCTGCCCGGAGGTTCGTCCTCGAAAGGAAGCTCAACGAATTCTTCGACGGCTCCGAGAGCGACATGGGCATCATCACCCACGGCATGATATTCAACTCGGTGATGAGGTGCCTCTACAACCTCGGCGAGGCCAACCTCTACGGCGAATCGCGGGTGCCGATACTGAACCTCAACGTCACTAATCCGCTCGTCCCCGAGGAGATAATACTCTTCCTCCGTGACAAGAAGGCCGTTCTGATAATCGAGGAAGGGATGCCGAACCTCATCGAAGAGCAGATTCGCGCCATAGCCCAAAGGGCCAAGCTCGGGCTCGACATATTCGGGAAGGACATACTCCCCCAGGCGGGCGAGTACACCCCCGACCACATAGCCAAGGGCGTCGGGGCGTATCTACTCAAGCACACGCACTCTTCGTACGAGAAAGAGCGCATAAAGGAAAAAAGCGAATTTACCGAGAAACACAAGGATAGGGCGGCGAATTACCTTAAACAACCCGTCGCCAAGAGGAACCCGGTCTTCTGCACGGGTTGCCCCGAGAGGCCGATATTCACGGCTATAAAGATCCTCGAAGAGGACTACGGCAAGTCTTACTACGCTTCCGACATAGGCTGCTATTCCATGAGCGGCCTCCCGCCGTTCGACCTCAGTAACTCCATCACCGGAATGGGGATCGGTCTCGCGTCCGCCGGCGCGCTCTCGCGCATGGCGAACAAAAGGGTCATTTCGTTCATGGGGGACGGCACGTTCTGGCACAGCGGTCTCACGACCAGCATTGCCAACGCCGTCTATAACAATCAAAACGCGATACTCATCATACTGGAGAATTTCTGGACGTCGATGACGGGGCACCACGAAAATCCCGCCTCGGGCAAGAACATGAGGCAGGAAGGCGTCGGCATGGACATCGAAAAGGCGCTTCGCGGCGCGGGGGTGAGGTGGATCAAGACGGTGAATCCCTACGACCTCACGGAGTCCCTGGGCGTCCTCACGGAAGCCTACGAAGAGGACGAGGGGCTCAGGGTGATAATATCGAGGGGCGAATGCCAGCTCGAAAAAACGAGAAGAGAAAAAGTCGTTCTGAAAAAGAATATTAAGGAAGGGAAAAGGATGGTGCAGAAAAGGCTCGGCGTCGACGCCGATGTCTGCACCGGGGATCATTCCTGCATGAGGTACAACGGATGCCCGTCGCTTACGCTCAAGGAAAGTCCCACGATCCTGAGGGACGACCCGGTCGCGTTCATCGAGCACTCGTGCGTAGGATGCGGCCTTTGCGGCGAGATAGCGCACGCCGCGGTCCTGTGCCCCTCCTTCTACAGGGTGGAGGTCATCGACAATCCGTCGCTCATGGACAGGATCGGTGCGAAGATCAACCGCTCTTTACTTCATC